The Punica granatum isolate Tunisia-2019 chromosome 4, ASM765513v2, whole genome shotgun sequence genome has a window encoding:
- the LOC116204263 gene encoding uncharacterized protein LOC116204263, giving the protein MAPKGEGVLEWTEALENAFITILFKKFTRTHTTYWKARDWEQMNKELEEQFPGTILDANKLRQKLRRLRIQYKQFTELIGHTGVGWDETTNTVKANADVWDKFIKKNSSFKTFQNKGCKHYTSLKELFRSKTATGALRISSTDPPKSPETYARMEEEFLAAASSRGKEPINLEEGSGDSDDPVHEVTEPVVTGSRRRVRKRSSTTGSRLQECLDMLKCNLSNRDKDKNCTPPETKKSKSVTSPDKPAKGSIEEAMDMLNKMRPSMSIKEYLVASDRLSREEHTRRMFMCLLDDTRLPWICSLLDP; this is encoded by the exons ATGGCCCCCAAGGGTGAAGGCGTACTTGAGTGGACTGAAGCGCTGGAGAACGCTTTCATTACCATCTTGTTCAAGAAGTTCACAAGGACGCATACAACATATTGGAAAGCCAGGGACTGGGAACAAATGAATAAGGAGCTGGAAGAGCAATTCCCAGGCACCATTCTCGACGCCAACAAGTTGCGGCAGAAACTACGCAGACTGAGGATCCAATACAAGCAGTTCACCGAGCTAATTGGGCACACTGGAGTCGGCTGGGATGAGACAACCAATACCGTAAAAGCGAATGCTGATGTCTGGGACAAGTTTATTAAG AAGAACAGCAGCTTCAAGACTTTTCAGAACAAAGGTTGCAAGCATTACACATCATTAAAAGAGTTGTTCAGGTCTAAGACAGCAACAGGTGCATTACGAATTTCATCGACCGACCCACCAAAGAGCCCAGAAACATATGCACGCATGGAAGAGGAGTTCCTAGCAGCAGCGTCAAGCCGTGGGAAAGAACCGATCAATCTTGAAGAGGGATCCGGCGATAGTGATGACCCCGTTCATGAGGTTACCGAACCAGTTGTTACTGGGTCCCGTCGTCGTGTGCGCAAAAGGAGTTCGACCACCGGGTCGCGGTTGCAGGAGTGCCTGGACATGTTGAAGTGCAATCTTAGCAATAGGGACAAGGACAAAAATTGTACCCCTCCTGAAACGAAGAAAAGCAAATCCGTGACGAGCCCCGACAAACCAGCGAAGGGCAGCATCGAGGAGGCGATGGATATGCTTAATAAAATGCGTCCATCCATGTCCATAAAAGAGTATCTCGTGGCTAGTGATCGACTTTCGAGGGAGGAGCACACGCGGCGTATGTTCATGTGCCTTCTCGATGATACAAGGTTGCCATGGATTTGTAGCCTGCTTGACCCTTGA
- the LOC116204262 gene encoding protein ALP1-like, which produces MSRHGNSRRNDNQSRDAQLMGIYLALEIAAAEEDVPRNIPCRTSRLQGRYYIEEVLGNDTRCYENFRMNPHVFHNLCDTLRANCGIRNSRNGMTVEEMVGMFLMVVAHSTRLAVVAERFQHSKETVSQVIKNCIGAIDGTHVSACVPSSVRGAYRDRNNEITQNVLAACSHDMMFTYVVTGWKGSAHDSRILSDAATLELFPAPYGEQYYVVDAGFPNIPGYLAPYKGQRFAILRTMSNYGQLRQGQITLACFVLHNFIQLNNYHDRLFEEYGNAWEYYDEFRNPPHLTGNRVDVDMRSREMDALRNRIANAIWNAETRGNR; this is translated from the exons ATGTCAAGACACGGGAATTCACGACGAAATGATAACCAATCAAGAGATGCCCAACTTATGGGAATTTATCTGGCGCTGGAGATTGCGGCGGCTGAAGAAGATGTCCCGCGCAACATTCCTTGTCGAACCTCACGTCTACAAGGCAGATATTACATAGAGGAAGTTCTTGGCAATGACACAAGGTGTTACGAGAATTTCAGGATGAACCCTCACGTATTTCATAACCTGTGCGATACGCTAAGAGCAAATTGTGGAATCAGAAATAGCAGGAATGGTATGACCGTCGAGGAGATGGTCGGCATGTTCTTAATGGTAGTTGCACATAGTACGCGCTTGGCCGTGGTTGCCGAACGATTTCAGCATTCTAAGGAGACGGTGTCACAAGTCATCAAG AATTGCATTGGAGCAATCGATGGGACCCATGTGTCTGCTTGTGTTCCATCATCGGTGAGAGGCGCGTATCGCGATCGGAATAATGAGATTACGCAAAATGTACTCGCCGCTTGTTCGCATGACATGATGTTCACTTATGTCGTCACTGGATGGAAGGGTTCTGCTCATGACTCTCGAATTCTGTCCGATGCCGCTACATTGGAATTATTTCCTGCACCATATGGCG aacaatattatgtagTCGATGCGGGATTCCCTAATATTCCGGGTTATCTGGCTCCTTATAAAGGCCAAAG ATTTGCAATACTGCGGACAATGTCAAATTACGGCCAGCTTCGCCAAGGACAAATTACTCTTGCATGCTTCGTGTTGCACAATTTCATTCAGCTAAATAATTATCACGATAGATTATTCGAAGAGTATGGAAATGCATGGGAATATTACGATGAATTCCGAAATCCTCCTCATCTAACTGGGAATCGGGTTGATGTAGACATGAGAAGCAGGGAAATGGATGCATTACGTAATCGTATTGCAAATGCAATATGGAATGCGGAAACAAGAGGAAACCGGTAA